Within the Flavobacteriales bacterium genome, the region TGTGCAAAGGCATTCGTGATCACAACAAATTTACCCCTATTCTGATGCTCACCGCCCGCACGGAAGAATTGGACAAAGTGCTCGGGCTGGAAGTGGGTGCGGATGATTACATCACCAAACCATTCGGGATTCGCGAATTTATCGCACGGGTGAAAGCGATTTTCAGACGCATCGAAGCCGATAAAAAACAAATGGTTGCGGACGGCGAACGCACCCAACTGGATTTCGCGGAGTTAAGCATCGATCTCGATCGCCGAAAAGTGACCGTAGCCGGTCAAATAGTCGAGCTGACCGCGAAAGAATTCGATTTACTCTCGCTGTTCGCT harbors:
- a CDS encoding response regulator transcription factor, producing the protein MENSKRILIIEDDPNIASVIEIHLKDLGYDLHCAYDGQAGLQKALENDYALIILDLMLPKLGGLEVCKGIRDHNKFTPILMLTARTEELDKVLGLEVGADDYITKPFGIREFIARVKAIFRRIEADKKQMVADGERTQLDFAELSIDLDRRKVTVAGQIVELTAKEFDLLSLFAKNPGKTYNRHALLDMVWGYQYDGYDHTVNSHINR